Proteins encoded within one genomic window of Cucumis sativus cultivar 9930 chromosome 3, Cucumber_9930_V3, whole genome shotgun sequence:
- the LOC101204457 gene encoding transcription factor MYB26, with amino-acid sequence MGHHSCCNKQKVKRGLWSPEEDEKLVNYISTYGHGCWSSVPKLAGLQRCGKSCRLRWINYLRPDLKRGSFSPQEASLIVQLHSILGNRWAQIAKQLPGRTDNEVKNFWNSNIKKKLISHEVSALATFSGHLQNPNASINNEGFIILNANPNLILTTSAHQDQPCLPTSTLQTSFDHLIDYKLDQFTNLNPNANLVHLLPSISSSTNFSPHDPRPMWPSSGGYRLQPLDSDQPVVASGEFVTPAATLPQYVDISFLHPTTTMPKLCEVGEENICSSIPQIPAPLQDLDPIIKLSSFSNGYYPQDQCMVTNQMAMEQIDMIMSSILQNPPCSSLSSSSSSLGLTGLSNDLVSSSWDA; translated from the exons ATGGGACACCATTCTTGCTGTAACAAACAGAAAGTGAAGAGAGGGCTATGGTCACCTGAGGAAGATGAGAAGCTTGTTAATTACATTTCTACTTATGGCCATGGCTGTTGGAGCTCTGTCCCCAAGCTTGCTG GCTTGCAGAGATGTGGGAAAAGTTGTAGACTAAGATGGATAAATTATCTGAGACCTGACCTTAAACGTGGGAGTTTCTCTCCCCAAGAAGCTTCCCTCATTGTTCAACTCCATAGCATTCTTGGTAATAG ATGGGCTCAAATAGCGAAGCAATTACCTGGAAGAACCGACAATGAAGTGAAGAATTTTTGgaattcaaacataaaaaagaagttgatttCTCATGAGGTTTCTGCTTTGGCCACCTTTTCTGGCCATCTCCAAAACCCTAATGCTTCTATTAATAACGAGGGATTTATTATTCTCAATgcaaaccctaatttgattttaaccaCCTCTGCCCATCAAGACCAACCATGTCTTCCAACTTCAACTCTACAAACTAGTTTTGATCATCTCATTGATTACAAGCTTGACCAATTTACCAATCTCAATCCAAATGCTAATTTGGTTCATTTACTTCCTTCCATTTCCTCCTCAACAAACTTTTCCCCTCATGACCCTCGTCCAATGTGGCCATCATCAGGAGGCTATCGTCTCCAACCGCTCGACTCTGATCAACCGGTGGTGGCAAGTGGAGAGTTCGTCACTCCAGCAGCTACACTACCACAATACGTTGACATTTCATTTTTGCATCCCACGACAACGATGCCAAAATTATGCGAGGTTGGCGAGGAAAATATTTGCTCATCAATTCCACAAATTCCAGCTCCTTTGCAAGATCTTGATCCaattatcaaattatcaaGCTTTTCAAATGGTTACTATCCACAAGATCAATGCATGGTAACTAATCAAATGGCTATGGAGCAAATTGATATGATCATGTCATCGATCTTACAAAACCCGCCGTGTTCATCATTGTCATCATCTTCGTCATCGTTGGGATTAACGGGATTATCCAACGACCTTGTTTCATCAAGCTGGGATGCATAG